The Xiphophorus couchianus chromosome 6, X_couchianus-1.0, whole genome shotgun sequence genomic interval GATGACAGATGTTAAGATCCGAACACTTACATTTCATGGTTATTCCTTTAATACTAATATgccactgcaaaaaaaaagactgattacaaaatggtttaaaatgaaGTAGAGATTAATTGAATATTAATTCATACTCCTAACTTACCATTTGAGAAGTCTGTATTCTGAATTTGAAAGTCACTAGATCATGATTGCACCCTTCTTGAATTTTAAACACATGCATGAAGAAATTCACAAACTTTCTAAAAATTaatactatgtctttttttctgactATTAATATAGAAAACTACATTCtataatttctattttaaaaatgcttcccCAGGATTCAAAGAGACAGCCTTCTTGTATGCCATCTCCTCAGCGGGCCTAACACACGCCTTAGCCAAAGCGTGCAGTGCAGGACGTATGGAGCGCTGCACGTGTGACGAAGCCCCAGACCTGGAGAACCGCAAGGCCTGGCAGTGGGGAGGCTGTGGAGACAACCTGAAATATGCCAATAAATTTGTCAAGGAATTTCTGGGCAAACGCTCCAACAAGGACCTGCGTGCACGAGTGGACACGCACAACACAAATGTGGGGATGAAGGTAAAGTAggttctcttatttttttttttttttttcttcaaggtAAAAAAATTATAGCATCTTTCCCCTCGCATCATCAATTTTTGACAGTTCCTCTAATCTTGTGCAAACTCTTATTTATGAACATCTGAGACTCATTAAAATCCCTTCTAGGGAGTAGctttaaaagaaagcaaatttATTACTCAGGAATTTTATAGTGTTATATTTgccacaaatgtcaatttaaattttcttttttattaaagtaataattttcACTGGTAATATTAACACAGTTAGTAACTACAGCACACATGAATCTAACCAGAATACACTTATAAAGACTCGAGAATGGACAAGAGCAGAGATTATTTGGAGATATAAATAATATTGGACAGATATGTCAGCTATGTAAGCCCCAagtgcaataaaacattttgcttttctatttAGGAATTCAAATTTATCTAAGAACCTAAATTATTAAGGGCCATCGGAAAAACTGCAGAGAGAAGGAAACGTTTGGAGGGTAAACTCACAGAAATGTTTAGCTTAAAACATggctaataaaataatttggacTGATTAAAGTAACTGCTAGTGTAAATATGGTAAATTCTGAAACTGCTTGTTAGTccatatttgttttcttccctCAGTTTAGATTGGGAGCAACCCTCATTTGTGCTCTAGCACTGCCAACCAATTGTTTGTGGTGAGCAAATACAGGGCTTTTATCTTGGAAGCCTATTTAATAGcagtataaaaaataaagaaagactgTAATTTGTCAAAGCAAAGTTGGAGTCTGGAACATGTTGTTTCCACTCATTTTCAAAATCAGTTATTGTAGAAGTGTGGTTCGGAAATGTTAGCAAACACAATTCCTTGATAGGATCTCacttttgcacagtttttgtgagtattttttgttatattttgaatGAGTGGAACTGTAATTTGTACATTAGGAGGTATAAGTCGTACTACATTTGCTCCAAATAAATTCCCACACTGAGGAGAAAACTGGAATGTGCTAACCTCTgcaccaaacattttaaaagctgacCAGTCAAAATTTTTTGACCTGCTGGTGTGATGAATATGCACTTCCTGTTCCCTGATCTCTTTCACAGccggagaaaagaaaaaaaaaaaaagattctctCTAAACCACACTTAAGACGCAGAGTTTTGATCTTATTTTCCTCTtgcttttaaaattgtaatgaaCTTTGGCTGACTGCTAAGTTAAGAGAAGATAAAATCATTTGTTGTGGTACTAAAAGCGTTAAGTTGCCAAAGTACTCAAACCCCTTgaatttttccacatgttttcaTATAATAAAGAtctacagctcaggtgggagaatcaaTTCACAAGACAACCATTGGCTCTTCACTTGACATATTTGGCAACATGCAGCTTGCCACAGTAATttgaggacacagaaaacttgtgaaagaaaattatgaaattaaattttttttaattatgaaaaaatgaaaatagccCTTTATTGCACTGGTGAATTGAAAGCAACTTCAGCAATGTGCTAactattttaactattttataaaagttttgtaCTTTAAGaaacaatggaaaaaataaattagttagATACCGGGAGTTTCATGAAAAAAGCTGTTTGAGGTTGCAAAAATACTGGAGTGGACGTTAACCTTTCAGGAGGACAATGACATTAAACGTGCTCTCAGAACTATTTCAGtgcaataattttaataaaataattttcatgtcTTTGTGCCAAAGTTCCGACCTAAATCCAATATAAAATTTATCACATGatttccatccaatctgactgaggttgatctgttttgcaaaaaaaaataaaaaaatcttgacTTTAAGTATTAACGCAAGGGGATCAAATGGATACGAAAGCTAAACTAagatttaatatgaaaaaaatgaaattcttGTGTCATTTTAACCATGCAGTCTACCATGTAAAACACCATTAACATGTATAGAAAtgtgtggttgtaacatgacaagaCTATCTAGAAGCATTAAATTCCACTTAAGAAATTCCaactttattttgacaaaaGTATTATATTTGAcataaatgtcagtttaaattttcttttttattaaagtaataaTTTCTACTGGTAATATTAACACAGTAACCACAGCACACATGAATCTAATCAGTATACATTGATAAAGACTCAAGAATGGACAAGAGCAGACATTATTTGGAGATAATAATCTCCAAATAGACATGGTACATGGTTTTAACCAAGAtttataaaacacatcaaatggCAAGTGTGTTGTTCACATGTTCAAACATGTAAGACTTTAGCAATGAATTCTGTTTGTGGGATTTTGTTTGCAATAATTTACCCTGACCTATGATAATacctgtaaaaatgttaaattaaaacttgtgTCCAAGATTTTCATCATTATCAGGTTTCCCACACACTAATTATCATTATTAAAGTCTTGATGCAGTATTATAATGCTCTCCTTTGTGTTACAAGCTATAAGCAAAGCCTCTAATTGGCCATTTTATGAAAACAAGCAATGAATATAATAGTTATCCAGTCTGAAGCAACTCTGCTTCACCCTTTTGAAATAATTGAGAAAATAATTCAACTCCTCCAAGTTTTgcttattaaacaaaaggttgTTAAATTACATTGCTTTTATGCCTTTAATGCTTTATAGTCGTTAACAAGGatcttttgtttctgcttcaggTAATCAAGGCTGGAGTAGAGACTACTTGTAAATGCCACGGTGTCTCTGGCTCCTGCACTGTCCAGACCTGCTGGAGGCAGCTCCTGCCCTTTCATGAGATCGGCAACCGACTGAAGCTGCGCTACGAGACTTCCGTCAAGGTCGGCAGCTCTACCAATGAGGCCACTGGAGAGGGAGACATCTCGACAGGCcgaaaccagcagcagcagcagcagcactccCTGCCTGGTCTGAGCGATCAAATCCCTCGCACTATGGATCTGCTACACATTGAAGACTCGCCCAGCTTCTGTAAACCCAGCAAATACTCAGCAGGCACCGCAGCACGCAAGTGCTACAAAGACCAGAACTGTGATGCTATCTGTTGTGGGAGGGGCCACAATACACAAAGTAGGGAGGTGACCGGGCCCTGCCAGTGTCAGGTGCGATGGTGCTGCTATGTTGAATGCAAGCAATGCACGCAGAGAGAAGAAGTCTACACCTGCAAGGGGTAAAGCATCAGCTACCGGTTGCCTCAGAATCAGTGGAGCAAGTCAAAGATGGTTGGTCTTTGTGATTCAGGTCTTTGTAATGAAGAAGACTGGTTGGTTTGTTCTCATCTGAGGTTGTGCTGCTATTGTCGGAACAACGTTCTGCAGAAAATTGAgaagcaaaccaaaaaaagcaaaaagcactTTGAATGGATTAATGTGGGCTTCAGGGGTCCTGCAAAATATTCAGACAACTGGGTTACCATCTCAAGCTTTTTAATCACAGCATTGCCTTGaggaaaaaagctttttttttgttacctgtTTCAGATATCCATAGACAACATTTTCCAAGAAAATTAATAATCCAGTTGTAGAATAAATACACGGATGGCTTCACAAACTGATTTCTTATGGGCTTTGCTCAAAGAACAATAGAGTGTGTGAGTATGTTAAATATGTGTGTGTTCATCTTGTGTGCCTTTGCACTCTAGCAAATGTTTGAGtgataatgttttttattccaGTTAAAATCATATTCTGAGactcttcaaaaaaaaagaaaaaaaaaaagactgggtGTAAGATTAACTTTACACTCACAtatttacactcacacacattgtgtgtttgcatatgtatgtaaataaaaccAGTTATGATTTAGTGATATTATACAAGCCACTTATGTAACTATGTAAAATCAAAccactaaaaacacaaacattttgtttgtgttgtttttctctctttgttttaatCCATTTTGGCAAGTGCCTTTGGAAAACAACACACTTGTATTTAATGTCTTGTGGATAATTTATAGATCCTTTGGGACTACTCCTTTACCAggaggattttcttttctttattttcagtaatgTAATATGAaactgtttctaaatgaattaaCAGAAAACAACTAAACCAATCAGTTTAGGCTATTCCTAGCCTTGAGCGAACCAGTGTTCAGGGAATAACTTAAACCACTATATCTATGAggataaaataatatgaaaaacatacaGACAATTTCAAATTGGAGATACCAGTGGTTCAGGCCTGCGTTGTTGCAGCAGATTATCATTTAAACAGCAGACATGTGGCATGTGACTCTGATCAGACTTTATGGAGCTCTGTGcagcttcatattttttttattggtttttctttttatactttGTTGTAAAGAAAACTGTGGAGAACTGTAGGAATGTAACTCCCTACCATTTCCATATTTGCCTCTCCTCTTCAGCTGCCACAATTTGATTGAGCCATATTACAATGTGTGCAGTAGAAGTTTAAACAGTTTGGGGCAACTGAGACTGAAATCTAACCTGACAGTGTGCAGATTTGCTCTAGTGAATATGTATGTTTATGCCATGTAGCTggcataaatatatttttgataagGCCGATGTCTATGTGATGTTCCACAAACTGATGCCTACACATAAAGCTGGACTTTCACCACTGCCGTCTGTGGGAAGCCAGTGAAGATTTATTCATACACAAGTTAGTCCACCTTTCTTCCTTACTATATGTGACTCAGTCAACACATTGGGTCTTAATAGGACTCTACAATATAAATTGCAGCGACACTTCATAGCAAAAGTTCAGCATTTTAAGAATTCTactttcttgcttttttaaGCCTGAATTAGGAGAATAACATCTGTGATGTCTGTGTGAAAGATTTACACCTGGTTTTTATAGGCTGATAGAGTGCTAGGATAAGCTATGCTAACCAGCTGCTAAATGCTAGAGAGACAAGGGTGAAACTCGACAAAAAGTGAAGAACAATTTCTCAAAACTATCAATGTGCAACTCCCTTGAATATTACCAGCACACCTAGTaaagtttcaaataaaagatATTAAATGCATTCCTCTTGTTTTGTAGTAGCATAATCTCATactaaagcaaacaaaactaaagaGCAGCAGTTACTGTCAGAATGTTAAActtatttattagcttttttaGTCAGATTATGCTACTTCAACAAAAGAATGCTCCTTTACTAGAatagaaaaatcatttttggtgttttgcaTATTTAGGAAAACAGTGCAAACAGTGCAAAGTTATTCTGGTGAAGTCACCAGAATAACTTCACATTATTCTGGTGAGAATTAACTACTGAGTGAGGGACCCATTTCTGTATTATAGCAACATTCGCGCACTGAAGCCCAATTccctttaaagtattttacatcTGTATTTATAGATACAATAAAGTGCAGatcttttctatttaatttttttctgttaatgtaAGTAGCAATGGTTTCTTCTCCTGTGGTATAGCGACAAAACTGAGGCACATGTTTAGCTCTTacaaaaatttgaaacaaaccTTTTGAGGACCCccacaaaacaaatgatttgGTTCAGCATCATCACTGTTTCAAACCTGCAAAATTGAGAATTTTTTAGTACGACAATTAGCCAATCAGAGTACATTTAATTCATTAGTCTCACTTTGGCATTAAATTCATGCTTTAGGATGCAAACATCACTTGGCAAATTCCAAACATTTTGATAGGAGATGGCACTCCAAATAAAGACTGGTCAAAACACATACACAGAACTTTGCACGCTACATGGTGACCATAATAGCTATGCTGAGACTCTTAGGATAAATGCCTGCTCCCCACAGATTCTGgtggtgttttatgttttttttccacatttttttggCCCAAGCGCTGTGCGGCTCTCTGCTATTAAATTAAATGGATTTGCAACGGATATGACAGATATACCAAATTCACACAGAACGCATTCTTTTGTGTGTTCTTGATTTGTACATAGGCCTACAAGCTGTCAAGGAAAAAGAGGAGCATGATGCATATTTCGATTTCACTGTCATCTATGTTCTCAAAAACAAAGCTCTGCACTGTTTAGTATTCAGTGGATCatgtataaaattttattttgtagaaaagattaaaagataaattatttttgaaaatattatgaGCATGTGTTTagtgtaaatatataaatatataaaaagtttaaattgattttatatCCTGGATTttataatgcttttttttttttttctcttatgggtttttgtgcctttttgggGTTGAGGTTTCACAaagcaatatatttttaaatcttgtatcatgtaaagtcaaaattaatATCCAAGCACtaataaatcctaaaaaaaaaaaaaaaaaaagaaatcaatgcACCTGTAGTTATTGAAGATGATCACGGtcatccagattttttttattgatttagatCTGATCACATAATTGCCTTTCTTGTTAagcatctttttaatttttattgtagCTGTCCAACCATATAGTTTCCTacagtgttaaaaaaatgccCCCGTCTGTATGAATTGATTTATGTCCtactttgtttgcattttgataGGATTTATGCTGTGCTTTCCAGATACATAACACACGTCAActggtgtattttattttgtgaaactaTTACACCAACTGAGTTTTGTCCATGTCCACCTATTCTTGTCTTATGGGAACTCTAAATTATTTTCCCTCTACCTCATGTGTATAGCTTGTAGGCATAAACAGATCGCAAATGACTGGTAAGAAtgtatttaagttatttaacaTCTTTGTATAACAAaggcggaaaaaaaaaatctgaaataataaatgaatttttaaaattttaacttttgtaCTTTCATCATTTGATGTCTTTGGTAGCATATGGAGTAGTTCAGTAGTTCATACAAAGCATGTACTACCTTCTCAGCTAGTGTCCTATTGCTTAAATACATTGACTTATAAAAGTATTGATATTTCTTaagattttccacattttgtcaaaatctCATTTTTCTTGAGATGTAGGTAAACTACTTAGTCTTCACCTGAAAAACTGACTCTTCCATAATGCACCATGGACTTTTGTCTCTATCACTAAACGTTGTTTTcatgagaaaacaaataaacaaaacataccAGCAGTGATTTTCCCACAATGCTACAGTTTGTAGCAAGATGCAAGGGCTGCAGGGTGTGGCTACAAGGCTCTATATTTCAAATCCCTGGGCTGCTGTTAAAATTGTCTGAGACCCGCCTTTTTACGGAAGAGCATTGGCCAAGCCAAAATGGCTTCATGCTATGAAACAGGACGTCATTGTTGAAACTAGGTGTTTATAGGATTCTGATACAGATTTAAGGACCTTTGCAATATAACATAGCATCAAACTAACTTTGCTTGGACATGCTTTATTGATTTAgtacaaacaaatcaaaactacAACTACAGTGCTCTGTACATTACTGCAGCACAAGAGATTTTAAATCTGTGTAAAACTAATTTAtccaaaacaaattaatctgacaatgacatatttttgttctgGCTTTACTGTAGTCAGACATGGCATATCTCAACATGATCTCTCGCCTCAGTAGATAAGGGTTAGAAGGTTTCAGAGTTTTCTCTGTCAACAGTCCTGCAAATATCTTGAGGCCTCATTGTGAAGCCTCAAAGCCCCATTAATCCAAGAGAAGATAGAATTTGTTATCCTAGTCTGAGAGTGGCAGCTTCTTGTTCAAttggaaaaacacaacacagttaTGACTGCATCTATTCTAATGCTTGAAACATCAGTGGAAAAGCCTAGAATATACTTGACACATGTTAGTAAATTAGAAGTCCAGGAGCAAGACCCTCTTGATGTCAGCTGTTCTTCCTTTGGGGATTTTCCATTGTTGAAGGAGAAACTAAAAGGCTTTCATAAATTTTACCCTCCACAGGCTGGAATCCTCAAAACATTCTGCACTGCAACAGCCTTTAATATAAATTTGAATTCTGAGTTACCAGTGTTCTGCAATTAGACTATGTGCATTCTAACTGTCATCCTCTTAGAGAAGCATTCACTTACAACAATGCAAATCAGtgaagttacttttaaactgGGTTGCATTCACAGAGGATTCATTCTTCTACAGCACTACACAACATATCTGAAAGTGCTTTAATAATCTCTGACAAGGCCAGACTGGGAACACACAaaaagagctgctgttttggAGTTTCTTTGACCATTGTCAAATTCACTGAAATCCTCCCTTTTGCCCATTATCCCTGCTGCTAAACttcaattttgaaataaaaatattcacttgTTATTTATCCCATCCACTAACAGATACCAGGGTGATGAGTTATTCACTTGAAGTATTACTGGTCATTAAGTTAGGTCTGATGGGGCCTAACTTAATGACCAGTGGCCTTTAGCAACAGCTAAATTTGTATTTAAGAAGAAACtatcatgttttattaaaactcttTTGACTGAATCACAAGCATATTCTCAGAGATAATGCATACTCTAATTTGCAGCTGAGTGGTCAGTCATGACACTTTGACCCTttctgcagtttatttattcCTGCTTGTGCATGTCTCCAACA includes:
- the wnt9a gene encoding protein Wnt-9a isoform X1, which codes for MLDGHLLLGWLSFTVIVHLLSLPGPTTAYFGLTGNEPLSVLPLNSLPEESTGRAHYKLCDRLKLEKKQRRMCRRDPGVADTLREAIIMSALECQHQFRFERWNCTLEGRHRANILKRGFKETAFLYAISSAGLTHALAKACSAGRMERCTCDEAPDLENRKAWQWGGCGDNLKYANKFVKEFLGKRSNKDLRARVDTHNTNVGMKVIKAGVETTCKCHGVSGSCTVQTCWRQLLPFHEIGNRLKLRYETSVKVGSSTNEATGEGDISTGRNQQQQQQHSLPGLSDQIPRTMDLLHIEDSPSFCKPSKYSAGTAARKCYKDQNCDAICCGRGHNTQSREVTGPCQCQVRWCCYVECKQCTQREEVYTCKG
- the wnt9a gene encoding protein Wnt-9a isoform X2; this translates as MCRRDPGVADTLREAIIMSALECQHQFRFERWNCTLEGRHRANILKRGFKETAFLYAISSAGLTHALAKACSAGRMERCTCDEAPDLENRKAWQWGGCGDNLKYANKFVKEFLGKRSNKDLRARVDTHNTNVGMKVIKAGVETTCKCHGVSGSCTVQTCWRQLLPFHEIGNRLKLRYETSVKVGSSTNEATGEGDISTGRNQQQQQQHSLPGLSDQIPRTMDLLHIEDSPSFCKPSKYSAGTAARKCYKDQNCDAICCGRGHNTQSREVTGPCQCQVRWCCYVECKQCTQREEVYTCKG